A genome region from Populus alba chromosome 3, ASM523922v2, whole genome shotgun sequence includes the following:
- the LOC118037909 gene encoding O-fucosyltransferase 36 gives MERDSSDEEDDREHLIEQNDRKHHQNGVLPTSSPTRRRSTTFDVESRIRQRFNFNKRYSLLAAAIVFLPLFILFLSFSTDIRNLFSTHLKVGDSLSIRMRESELRALYLLRKQQLSLSSLWNSTGNSTLLEKDLNSVSFEDLKSALLKQISLNKEIQQVLLAPHESGNVSSSSSDLDFSNAGGFVQRCEKVDQRFADRKTIEWKPKPNKFLFALCLSGQMSNHLICLEKHMFFAALLNRVLVIPSSRFDYQYNRVLDIEHVNDCLGRKVVVTFEEFVEIMKNKPHIDRFFCYFSDPTPCYVDEEHVKKLKGLGVSMGKLESPWKEDIKKPSKLAVKDVEGKFVSDDNVIAVGDVFFADVEEEWIMQPGGPIAHKCKTLIEPTRIIMLTAQRFIQTFLGSNFIALHFRRHGFLKFCNAKKPSCFYPVPQAADCIARVVERANAPVVYLSTDAAESETGLLQSLVVVNGRTVPLVTRPSRNSAEKWDALLYRHGLQEDAQVEAMLDKTICAMSSVFIGASGSTFTEDIFRLRKGWESASSCDEYLCQGELPNYIAENE, from the exons ATGGAGAGAGATTCGTCAGACGAAGAGGACGATCGCGAGCACCTAATTGAACAAAACGATAGAAAACACCACCAGAACGGCGTCCTCCCCACCTCATCCCCAACACGCCGACGATCCACAACATTCGATGTCGAATCTCGGATACGACAACGTTTCAACTTCAACAAGAGGTACTCTCTGTTGGCTGCTGCTATAGTATTCCTCCCTCTCTTCATtttattcctttctttttccaccGACATTCGGAATTTATTTTCGACCCATCTCAAGGTCGGGGATTCCCTCTCTATCCGAATGCGCGAATCCGAACTACGCGCTCTTTATCTGTTGAGAAAGCAGcagctctctctctcctctctctggAATTCCACTGGCAATTCCACATTGTTAGAAAAGGATCTCAATTCCGTTTCCTTTGAAGATTTGAAATCTGCATTGCTAAAacaaatttctttaaataaagaaaTCCAACAGGTTTTATTAGCCCCTCATGAGTCAGGGAATGTGTCGTCATCGTCATCAGATTTGGATTTTAGCAATGCCGGTGGTTTCGTCCAGAGATGTGAAAAAGTGGATCAGAGATTCGCCGACAGAAAAACAATAGAATGGAAACCGAAacccaataaatttttattcgcGCTTTGTTTATCTGGGCAGATGAGTAACCATTTGATTTGTTTAGAGAAACACATGTTTTTCGCTGCATTGTTGAATCGGGTCTTGGTTATCCCGAGCTCCAGGTTTGATTATCAGTATAATAGGGTTTTAGATATTGAGCACGTAAACGATTGTTTGGGGAGGAAGGTTGTTGTTACCTTCGAGGAGTTTGTGGAAATTATGAAGAATAAACCCCATATTGATaggttcttttgttatttttctgatCCTACTCCATGTTATGTTGATGAAGAACATGTCAAGAAGCTGAAGGGGTTGGGGGTTTCTATGGGGAAACTTGAGTCCCCATGGAAGGAGGATATTAAGAAGCCAAGCAAGCTTGCTGTTAAGGATGTCGAGGGGAAGTTTGTGAGTGATGATAATGTTATTGCTGTGGGAGATGTGTTTTTTGCTGATGTGGAGGAAGAGTGGATTATGCAGCCAGGTGGTCCTATTGCTCATAAATGCAAGACTTTGATTGAACCAACTAGGATAATTATGCTTACTGCGCAGAGGTTTATTCAAACTTTCTTGGGGAGTAACTTCATTGCTCTCCATTTTCGGCGTCATGGATTTTTGAAGTTCTG CAATGCCAAGAAGCCAAGTTGCTTTTATCCTGTTCCCCAAGCGGCAGATTGCATTGCTCGGGTGGTTGAAAGGGCCAATGCACCTGTGGTATATCTCTCCACAGATGCGGCAGAAAGTGAAACTGGTTTGCTGCAGTCACTAGTTGTGGTGAATGGAAGGACCGTTCCACTTGTTACACGTCCTTCTCGtaattcagctgaaaagtggGATGCTTTGTTATACAGACATGGCCTCCAGGAAGATGCGCAG GTGGAAGCTATGCTGGATAAGACAATATGTGCTATGTCCAGTGTGTTCATTGGAGCCTCTGGATCCACTTTCACTGAGGACATCTTTAGGCTGCGGAAGGGTTGGGAATCAGCATCTTCATGCGATGAGTACCTCTGCCAAGGTGAATTACCTAATTACATTGCAGAAAATGAATGA
- the LOC118037911 gene encoding protein STRUBBELIG-RECEPTOR FAMILY 6 has product MMENWRGVELLVSLLIVCIFGCVNGATDPNDASALGVMYSSLSSPGQLTQWSTNGDPCGQNWKGIVCSGTRVTEIKLPSLGLSGSLGYQLTSLTAVTNLDMSYNNLAGNIPDQLPPNLQQLNLANNQFSGGIPYSISQLPSLKYLNLGHNQLQNQLGDVFGQLPSLSTLDLSFNSLTGDLPQSFSSLSSMRSMYLQNNQFTGSINALASLPLENLNVGNNRFTGWIPSQLNSINLQKDGNNWNSGPAPPPPPGTPPTPKGPSHKSGGNDSPSGSGAGGGSKKSGIGGGGIAGIIISIFVVGGIVAFFLVKRRSRRSSLDLEMLDNQPFAPLSSTNDKEMKSMQNSSMVNTKTFDTPASTNLRPPPIDRHKSFDEQEFSPKPVVVKKPVAAPVNVTSYSVADLQMATGSFSVDHLLGEGSFGRVYRAEFDDGKVAVKKLDSGILPSHMSDDFMEMVSSISLLHHPNVTELVGYCSEHGQHLLVYEFHKNGSLHDFLHLSDEYSKPLIWNSRVKIALGTARALEYLHEVCSPSIIHKNIKSANILLDTELNPHLSDAGLASSLHNADQVLNYNAGSGYSAPEVAMSGHYTLKSDVYSFGAVMLELLTGRKPFDSSRPRSEQSLVRWATPQLHDIDSLSKMVDPELKGLYPVKSLSRFADVIALCVQPEPEFRPPMSEVVQALVRLVQRANMSKRTIGNEQGETPRADNPDTQDYMP; this is encoded by the exons ATGATGGAGAATTGGAGAGGAGTTGAGCTGCTAGTGTCACTCCTCATAGTCTGCATTTTTGGATGCGTCAATGGTGCAACAGATCCAAATGATG CCTCTGCTCTAGGGGTCATGTACAGCAGTTTGAGTTCACCAGGGCAGCTAACACAATGGAGCACAAATGGTGATCCATGTGGGCAAAACTGGAAAGGCATTGTTTGCTCAGGCACACGAGTTACAGAAAT tAAATTACCCAGTCTTGGACTTTCTGGGTCATTGGGATACCAGCTCACCAGTTTGACAGCAGTAACAAACCT AGACATGAGTTATAATAATCTTGCAGGCAACATACCTGATCAACTTCCTCCAAACTTGCAGCAATT AAATCTTGCTAATAATCAATTTAGCGGAGGAATCCCGTATTCCATTTCTCAATTGCCTTCTCTTAAATACTT AAATCTTGGTCACAATCAGCTTCAGAATCAGTTGGGAGATGTGTTCGGACAACTTCCTTCTCTCTCCACATT GGATTTGTCATTCAACTCCCTGACAGGTGATCTACCTCAGAGTTTTAGCTCACTTTCAAGTATGAGATCAAT GTATTTGCAAAACAACCAATTTACTGGCTCTATCAATGCCCTTGCAAGTCTTCCTCTTGAAAATCT GAATGTTGGAAATAATCGTTTTACAGGTTGGATCCCTAGCCAGTTAAACAGCATTAATCTACA GAAGGATGGTAACAATTGGAACTCAGGACCTGCACCCCCTCCTCCTCCTGGCACACCTCCAACCCCCAAAGGCCCGAGCCATAAATCTGGTGGCAATGACAGCCCATCAGGcagtggtgctggtggtggcaGCAAGAAATCAGGAATAGGGGGTGGTGGCATAGCAGGAATAATCATATCCATATTTGTTGTTGGGGGGATAGTAGCATTCTTTTTGGTGAAGAGAAGATCCAGGAGGTCCTCCTTAGATCTAGAAATGCTTGATAATCAGCCATTTGCTCCTCTTTCTTCAACAAATGATAAAG AAATGAAGTCTATGCAAAATTCTTCCATGGTAAATACAAAGACATTTGACACCCCAGCCTCAACAAATCTTAGACCTCCACCTATTGATCGTCACAAGTCATTTGACGAGCAGGAATTTTCACCAAAGCCCGTTGTTGTCAAGAAACCTGTTGCTGCTCCTGTAAACGTGACATCATACTCAGTAGCAGACCTGCAGATGGCTACTGGCAGCTTCAGTGTTGACCATCTTCTTGGTGAGGGGTCTTTTGGACGTGTTTATCGAGCTGAGTTTGATGATGGGAAG GTTGCTGTGAAGAAACTAGATTCAGGCATTCTGCCCAGCCACATGTCTGATGATTTTATGGAGATGGTTTCAAGCATTTCCTTGTTGCATCATCCAAACGTGACAGAACTAGTGGGTTATTGTTCCGAGCATGGACAGCATCTGCTGGTCTATGAGTTCCATAAAAATGGCTCACTGCATGACTTCTTGCATCTATCAGATGAATACAGCAAACCTTTGATATGGAATTCCCGTGTCAAGATAGCTCTGGGGACTGCTCGGGCATTGGA GTACCTGCATGAAGTTTGTTCGCCATCTATTATTCATAAGAATATCAAGTCAGCGAATATATTATTGGACACAGAGCTTAATCCACATCTCTCGGATGCTGGCCTGGCAAGCAGTCTCCATAATGCAGACCAG GTTTTGAACTATAATGCAGGTTCTGGATACAGTGCACCTGAGGTAGCTATGTCCGGTCATTATACTCTAAAGAGTGATGTTTACAGTTTTGGTGCGGTCATGTTGGAGCTTCTAACTGGACGTAAACCATTTGACAG CTCAAGGCCTAGATCTGAGCAATCTTTGGTTCGCTGGGCAACTCCTCAGCTCCATGACATTGATTCCTTATCCAAAATGGTTGATCCAGAACTCAAAGGGCTCTACCCTGTCAAATCTCTTTCCCGGTTTGCTGATGTTATTGCTCTCTGTGTCCAG CCTGAGCCAGAGTTTCGACCTCCAATGTCAGAAGTGGTTCAAGCATTGGTTCGTTTAGTGCAGAGAGCTAACATGAGCAAGAGAACTATCGGAAACGAACAAGGAGAAACACCAAGAGCTGACAACCCAGATACACAAGACTACATGCCTTGA